GAGTTTTAGTGCTCGATAGCGAGCGCAGGGACGTATGCGATTTCATTGTGTTTTGACGGAAATTCAGCCGCGCGCTGCGCTGTGCTTTGTCGGAGAATTGTTCCTGCATTTATTTTAATCTCACCGCAACGCTGACACTCGACGACAGTTGTCATCGtgctttttattttgttcCCCCCTCGGCGAGAGATTCGGATGACGCGTAAATTTTTGCAAACACCGAGCTTTAGAAATGAAAGTATTAAAATATGCGAGTCCACGTGAGAACACTCGATATAATACAGGACGCTCTGCATTATCGACCGAGCGCATCCGATATTCGCAGATCCGGCAGTACAGAGGCGAGTGAGAAACGGCAAAGTGCCGGAGGGGTTTAAAACGATTATACGAGGAAATCTCGCTTACTTCGCAGCCGGTCGCGGAGGCACTCCGGGGAATCCCCGGCTTGCGACATCATCGGTGTAgggaaagaagagagagagagagtctcgtaacagcggcagcagcagcagcagcagcagccccgtGGGGGGCGAGGAAGAAAGGGGTCGGGGATCGAAGGACTTAACGAAGGGTTAGCCCGACGTTTTCGTAACAGCGATCTCCACTCTCCGGCAAAGTCCTTATTAATAAGGTGGGATTAGCATAACTGCGAGAGAAGTCGGTGTTTCGCTCCGCTGGAACTTGAAAGTTTCTGCGATCGTATAAgctcggagagagaaagagagagagcgcaggcGCCTCGCGAGCCTTTTATTGTCTTATGCTGCTCCGCTGAGCTTTGCATTAATGACACTTCTTTTGGatttcgccgagagagagagagagagagagagagagagagagagagagagagagagagagagagagagagagaggaagagagcggCTGGTGCAAAAATTGGTTACAGCTAGGTGGAGAATGTAATTAGACCCTGTCGGGATAGATCGAGTTTTAGGCCCGGTAGGTCTTTaggaaaatatgaaaaaaaaatagttttttttttcaagtctaCATGACTCAGAAAATATAGCTCTGAATACTTGCACTATAGCGTTGTGCACGATTCATCGTAAACGTTTGAACAAATAACAAACCAATAAAATGTTCGAATGCATAAAAGAATCACGATTTGGTAAATCACCAGGCACAAATCAACAAAGCGTTGGACAAAGTTAGTCgtctaaaaaataatattctacAGTTCTACAAAATTCACGGTAAGGTTATTTTTCTTGTATTATTCGTCAATCAAAGAAACATAtcgaataatttttgaaaactgattTTAGTCGAAATGAACAAGTACTTAGCATTTGTGTTCTTCGCTGTCATGATTGCCATGGCATTTGGATGTGAAGATGACTTATGTCCAAGAGTTTACAATCCTGTGTGTGATAATTTAGGACATACACACATCAATCCATGTTTGTTCAAATGTGCAGCCGAGGATGCTAAGGCAAAAGGAACAGGTTTGTACAACTTATCCTCGACTAGTTGCATTACTAATAATGTATCAACCTCAAtaatcattttgtttatttcagAACTCACCATCGTCAAGTACGACGAATGTTAAACCATATCAAAATACAACTACAAACCGTGTTATATCGATGTGTGAGTTCCAACATTCTTGAAATAAATTGATGTTCAGCTAAATAGAATCATATTCGACCACAAACCACCTATCCATTCTTCGCATCATTTCGATCTCTCTTTCACAGTTATCCCCAAAAAAGAACTACCTACACCATGACGGAAAACCTCTCACCCCATCCCCACAAAGAGTTCGCTCTCTTTTCTATCGGGCCGGGCCGATTTATCATCTTCCGGATGATGCGGCGTCGTTTTCATCGGAATATTGAATACGACAAGATAATCTCTCTTGCCTCGACGTCTATGCCGGCGTTCGTGCTTAATGTACCGCGAGGCCGCGATAAGCTCGGGCCCCGGCATTTATGCGGCGTAACAGCTCGGCACTATAGCTAGTTTTTGCGCTTTGCGGCAGCGCGTCATAAAGGGATACACGACGGCTATTGACGTGAAACGCGAACTGCCGGCTCGTACACGGTGCAGCAGCGCGTGATTGTTTTTGATGGGGTTGGCTGTCACGTCGAAGTTCGCTGATTCTGAGGGCGGAATTCGCCAGCGGgtcgaatttgaatttttgattGCCACTGCTGACGATTGTAGTCGCGGTTGCATTAGTGCTAGGGGCTCCGTTATGCCTCGTTTTGCCGAACGGCGGATCGTTATTGAGACTTTGACGATACCAGGTGGTGTACGCCTTGCCGTTTGAAGAAGAATTATGCGTGCGATATTCAAAAGcttccttaaaaaaaaaaacaaacaactaCATTTATCATCGCGCACAATAAAAAGCGAACCCCCCTCGATACCGCTCCACCTTATATTCCCGTTTTTAAGACACCATTTATATCCGCACCCCCAACTCTTCGCGACCCGGTCCAGAAGTCCACGTGCGCTTGTTTCTCCATTTATCGCCGCGACCACAGACACGCGGCTTCGGTTTTATTTGACTTGGGATATGAGCCCCACCGGATCCTCTCGATCGTCGTCGCGGTCCAGTGGCCGCGTGCTTTTACGCCGCTGGGAGATGAATTATTGATGCCGAGCCGTTTAACGGGTTATTAAGTCACTCCTGGACTGGCGACGCTCCTGAATGTATACACCCTCGACTTGCTGGCGTCGAGGGGCGCGATCGAGGCGAAACGGAGAAAATACGGTAAAGAGAGCTAAAGAGCGCATGTTTAGAGCTTCCCGCTGGCTTTTTTACGCGCCCGCGTTATTATTGCTTGATGGGGTGGGTTGGGACGCGGAATTTTCACTTGAAAGGCTTCGATTCCAATTGAAGCCTACTAAAGCGCTTGATGAAAGgggaaaaatataagctcgcgttttattgttaaaattacAAACGCTCGCACATACACAGCTTGATAAACAGCTCAGTACCGTTAACGTCGTCTGCTCTCCCACCCTCCTCCCTCCAAATGACTCTTCATATCCCCCTCGAGAAAAATCCCTCCCTGcaccgaaaaaaaagaacgcagGAACATCACGCGATAAAGAAAAGCGGCGCAAATCctcgtgtgtatgtgtgctcTTCGCTGTTTATTCAGAGCGTCATAAATCCGGCGTGTTTCTCCGAGTTCTCTGGCGAACGTGCGAAAAGCGTAGGATACGCAGACACCTCCGGAGCGAAGAGAAAACTTTCTCATATAGCGCCAACTATCGGTATAATAAAACCATTAGAGTGATCCTCTTCTTGCGAGCATTCGAAGAGCATAAATATCAGCGGAGATATCATATCCCGTatattgtatacatatatggaAGATCCGCGCGTGGGAATCTCGCtggagtgttttttttttctctccttcgctCTCGTATGGGGGGAGTGGACGGTggtataatatttttactttgcGCGTGTGGGATTTGGAGTCTTCGTAGCAGACGTTAGGAGTGAGCGATGACGCTCGAAGTATAAAGAAATCAAACGAAATAAGGGACAGTAAACATCCAGCAGTGTAGCGGCTACTAATCTCGCAGCAAACTCTAGGATTCAGCGGTCAGTCTCCGCCGGAGATACGCCCGCGGGCCCCTAGCCCGCTGGTTTTCCACTAAATTTCCCCGCGAGATCCCGGCCTGCAGTCATGATTAACTGAAGCGGCCGTTGATTTAAAGGTCCGTCGGCCGGCGGCGGTGCGCATCCTCGAGATGGACTGCTCAACGAGCCATACATTATGGATATATCCCTCTCTGCTGCTGTTTTCCTGGCTGGCGCAGACTGCGGTAATTATCAAAGGCCAGTGGCGAGATCAAGATGTGTATACACGACGCTTTGGCGTAAGATGCAATGGCTCGGGACTTATGAATATTCCGGGAGTGAGCGTTTGGTTATATCTCGCGATTCGGATGCGGTCGTAGGGTCGTTGATGGAATTACTGATGAGGTACACGATATTCCCACCCCAGACGAGGTAAAAAGCCGGATCGATAGTCGAGAGCTTCTGGGAAGGAATCAACAAGTACTTTAAAAGTCGAGGCAGCTGCGGCTCTGTACAAGGAGAGAAAGTAAAAAGGAGAAGAATAGTGTGGGTGGCGTCGACGCGGGACGATATATCGCGGTGACGTCTCGCGACTCGGGCTGTCAGCGCTTTAACCGAGCACCACTCCGATTAAGTGTTGTTCGCGAGTCGTCGCGCGTGAACGAGTGGACGAAGCGCGAATAGGAGAACGAAAGGGGAGACGACGCGCGCGGCgttgagcgagaaataaacgCTGTCGATTGCTCGGGTATGTGTATGCGTGCGAGGTTTTTTTGTGCGTAAATCAACGAAATAGTAGTTCTAGTTATCACCCCACGCTCATCTTCTCGCTATCcaaataaaaagatttcttCCGCGCCCCTCCGCATTTTTTCACATTGTCCAGCATATTTCCAGCGCCGATAGCAAACACCATAAATCGCCTATACACAAACATCGCAACACGATGCAGTCCACAGAAGCGCAGGAGGGCGAGGATAAGTTGTCCGGAACGGACGGGGGGTTCGCTCTCATCGCCACTATACCGcacatatacatgtatactaTATAGACCAGCGTATATAGTCGGAGCGCATCAAATTGTTGGCTGCTGCGCGGGAGAGGGAAGCGTAATGGGCCGGAGAGCTGGCCACGGGCCGATAGCGTCCGAATGACCATTGCTGACGAGGGCCGGGCCGGCCGCTGTGTGCATTCCGCGCGATAATTATGTGCGCGAAATTCTGCCGGACAAGggcatctctctcgctctgtgtaTACGCTTGTATCTTTGGATGCTTGGTCAGCCTTTGCTTAGGACGAGCGCCACTGCAGCGCGGGAACACGAAATATAACGGCGAGTCGGCTCGTTTACCAGAAGACGGGCCGTTTTACGTCGTTATTGCGGAAACTCGATTAAGGCTGCGAGCGGCCGTGTTGGTGACGCGTCGCAGCCGAGGGTCTGCGATTTAAAGGCGCGATAATTTGAGTTTGTTGCTAGAAACAACGATCGGCGGCGCAGCTTTGATTCGCGAAATGAACGAGGTCGCATTCCAGGGATTCACAAAGCATTCATCTCCGGCTCCTCCTGCTCCATCTCCCTTCCAAGAATGCTAATTAAATGATTATTAAAATCGTTTCCCTCGAAACACCTCGGAATACAGAGTTGGCCCGACTGCGTAACTATTTTAATCAACGCcgagcccccccccccctcccaaATTTCACtcatttaattaatcataatCTTACACCTAAAAAATCGAATGAAAATCCCTCCCGCGCAGATCGCGGCTCGTCACAAGTTTCGCAAAAAGTCCATTGCCGCATAAATAACAAACGAGCGAAATTAATCCCACGCAAATTAAACGCTCGGCCGTGTACAGCATACAGAAGCGCGAGCGTTTCAAAGCTATCCAGCGAAAAAAAACTCTGGCGAGAGAACAAAGCTGCAACCCGATCCGACCCTCGAAAGCAAAAAGTAGAACAAAACAGGGTAGGTGGCACGCGAGTTTCCCCGAAAGCCTCAAAAACAGCCAGAAAAAAGGCCTCGACTCCGCCGCGATAAAACTTCTCCCGCATATACCTACACACGTACGCCGCGGCGCGTATTGTGCCGGCGTTTTGTCTTCGCCGGCATGAATGGGGCCGTCGCGCGTCGTCCCTTATCTTTCTCCGAGTCCATCATCGCCGTCGTCGTGTCTCCGCTGCTCTgaatgcagagagagagagagagagagagagagagagacttggTTGCGACGCGAGGAGCAGGAAGCCGGAAACGCCGAGAGTGTTGGACGAGTTGCGAAATTcgcccgtgtgtgtgtgtgtctagtGTGCATCGGGCATAATGTGGCAGAGACACCCCTTTTGCCCACTAGGCTCCGCCGAAATGGAAGGACGCTGTCGGCCGCGATTTCGACTTTTGCTTCTCTTTCGGACGCTGCATTGTCGCGGGCTCGAGGGTTGACACCTTGTTGTGCCAGAGGGGAATAAGGCGGACGCTGACTCTCGCGCATTCGATAAACGTCACGCATCGCGTTTGTTTTACAACTTGAAAACCGAATTCAATCTCGCGAGCCGCATTGTTCG
The sequence above is a segment of the Nasonia vitripennis strain AsymCx chromosome 3, Nvit_psr_1.1, whole genome shotgun sequence genome. Coding sequences within it:
- the LOC100677882 gene encoding uncharacterized protein LOC100677882 — encoded protein: MNKYLAFVFFAVMIAMAFGCEDDLCPRVYNPVCDNLGHTHINPCLFKCAAEDAKAKGTELTIVKYDEC